A single Roseinatronobacter monicus DNA region contains:
- a CDS encoding bifunctional 2',3'-cyclic-nucleotide 2'-phosphodiesterase/3'-nucleotidase, which yields MKQHLSSFARSQEVSAAVDLRIMETTDLHVHLHPYDYYADCPNPDLGLARLSELIDIARQQVPNCLLFDNGDFLQGTPVGDFFAYDRSMRAGEVHPVIAAMNALRYDAITLGNHEFNYGLEFLMRSMSLAKFPTVSANILRKAGAVPRKDTHLFRPYRLLRRDVTDRAGQQRALCIGVIGVAPAQIAIWERQHLDGRVQTRDMVDAVSAWVPEMREAGADLIVVLAHSGIGESRHTENMENAVIPLARIDGVDLILSGHSHQVFPSPLFAKIPGVNIERGTIWGTPTVMSGFFGSHLGLIDMTLLQDGGKWHVLDTHVSTRALRDASLHFAQPVQKESTSPILSPAVRKIVASAHDAVLEKIRQPIGATDTAINSFFAFLGHSAATQLVAQAQKEFVAEHLEDSAHKDLPLLSAASPPKVGGLGGARNFTNIATGLLTLRSLADLYVFPNRVAACRLTGAEILLWLERSASAFGQLKPGQPDQALMNPSFPGYNFEIIYGLDYAIDLTAPARFAADGTEIDPTFSRVRNVTWNGAPLDVNAEFILCTNSFRAQGAGGFAGTGPEGIVMEHPAITRDILSNYVSAHSPLNMAPQSPFRLTCAAGTTAILRTSVAAHAHLDKIAEFSPKMLGVDKDGFMRIQVSFDTH from the coding sequence ATGAAACAACACCTGAGTTCCTTCGCCCGCAGTCAAGAGGTTTCAGCCGCAGTCGATCTGCGCATTATGGAAACCACGGATCTGCACGTCCATTTGCACCCCTATGACTATTACGCCGATTGCCCGAATCCCGATCTGGGGTTGGCGCGGCTGTCGGAATTGATTGATATTGCGCGCCAGCAGGTTCCAAATTGTCTGTTATTTGACAATGGTGATTTTTTGCAGGGAACCCCTGTGGGGGATTTTTTCGCCTATGACCGGTCCATGCGCGCGGGCGAAGTGCATCCCGTCATCGCCGCGATGAATGCGCTTCGCTATGACGCGATCACTTTGGGCAATCACGAATTCAATTATGGCCTCGAATTTCTGATGCGCTCGATGTCACTGGCCAAGTTTCCGACTGTTTCGGCCAATATCCTGCGCAAGGCGGGGGCTGTGCCGCGCAAGGATACACATCTGTTCCGACCTTATCGTTTGCTGCGGCGTGATGTGACCGACCGGGCAGGCCAACAGCGCGCGCTGTGCATCGGGGTGATTGGGGTTGCGCCTGCGCAGATTGCAATATGGGAGCGTCAGCATCTGGATGGCCGCGTGCAAACGCGCGATATGGTTGACGCAGTCAGCGCATGGGTGCCGGAGATGCGCGAAGCAGGTGCCGATCTGATTGTGGTGCTGGCGCATTCGGGCATTGGCGAAAGCCGACATACCGAGAATATGGAGAATGCGGTGATCCCTCTGGCCCGTATTGACGGTGTCGATCTGATCCTGAGTGGACATAGCCATCAGGTGTTTCCATCGCCCCTTTTCGCCAAAATACCGGGTGTGAATATTGAGCGTGGCACGATTTGGGGCACACCAACTGTGATGAGCGGTTTTTTCGGGTCTCATCTGGGGTTGATTGATATGACGCTGTTGCAAGATGGCGGCAAATGGCATGTCCTCGATACCCATGTCAGCACGCGCGCTTTGCGCGATGCCTCGTTGCATTTCGCACAGCCCGTGCAAAAGGAAAGCACGTCCCCCATTCTCAGCCCTGCCGTGCGCAAGATTGTCGCATCGGCACATGATGCGGTGCTGGAAAAAATCCGCCAGCCCATTGGTGCGACGGACACCGCGATCAACAGTTTCTTTGCCTTTCTGGGCCACAGTGCGGCGACACAACTGGTCGCACAGGCGCAAAAGGAATTTGTGGCCGAGCATCTGGAAGACAGCGCGCACAAAGATTTGCCGCTTCTCTCCGCGGCGTCCCCCCCGAAGGTGGGCGGGCTGGGAGGTGCGCGCAATTTCACAAATATCGCCACAGGCCTGCTTACCTTGCGCTCGCTTGCTGATCTGTATGTCTTTCCCAACCGGGTGGCGGCCTGTCGCCTGACCGGAGCAGAAATACTGCTTTGGCTGGAACGCTCTGCCTCGGCGTTTGGACAGCTGAAACCGGGACAGCCGGATCAGGCGCTCATGAACCCGAGTTTTCCGGGTTATAATTTTGAAATCATCTATGGGCTGGACTATGCCATAGACCTGACAGCGCCTGCGCGCTTTGCCGCGGATGGCACCGAGATTGATCCAACCTTCTCTCGTGTGCGCAATGTCACATGGAACGGCGCGCCGCTGGATGTGAACGCAGAGTTTATCCTGTGCACAAACAGTTTTCGTGCCCAAGGGGCCGGTGGCTTTGCTGGCACCGGACCAGAGGGGATTGTGATGGAGCATCCTGCCATCACCCGCGATATTCTGAGCAATTATGTCAGCGCGCATTCGCCCCTGAATATGGCCCCGCAATCGCCGTTTCGTCTGACCTGTGCTGCGGGCACAACGGCGATCTTACGCACAAGCGTTGCAGCCCATGCCCATCTCGATAAGATCGCTGAGTTCAGTCCCAAGATGCTGGGTGTCGATAAAGATGGTTTCATGCGGATTCAGGTGAGTTTTGACACGCATTAG
- the nudC gene encoding NAD(+) diphosphatase: MRFAFGDEWHARNAQARTDATAITQALANPQTRVLPVWRGKPHLAGDAVCWAAVNDPILKHAKAPFLYLGQHDNRDLFAADISAWEPDALDRAALAMFTDTSIQIHPAAPKGAYFGELRLAMVQLSRTDAALAATARALFNWHRTHRFCAACGQPSQTSAAGWERVCTVCAAKHFPRTDPVVIMLVTHGNNLLLGRSHGWPERMYSALAGFIEPGETLESAVAREVSEETGIAVRDIRYLASQPWPFPNSLMFGCIAHAENTELTLDDELEDALWMSREDVLLAWSGHHENVLPARKGSIAHYMIGQWLSGQV, from the coding sequence ATGCGTTTTGCCTTTGGGGATGAATGGCACGCACGCAACGCGCAGGCGCGCACGGATGCCACGGCCATCACGCAGGCTCTGGCCAATCCGCAAACGCGGGTCCTGCCGGTGTGGCGCGGAAAACCACATCTTGCGGGCGACGCGGTATGTTGGGCTGCGGTCAATGACCCGATCCTGAAACACGCCAAAGCGCCATTTCTCTATCTCGGTCAGCATGACAACCGCGACCTCTTTGCCGCCGACATATCGGCTTGGGAACCAGACGCGCTTGACCGCGCGGCACTGGCCATGTTCACCGATACCAGCATCCAGATTCACCCCGCCGCCCCGAAAGGCGCGTATTTCGGCGAATTGCGGTTGGCGATGGTGCAGCTGTCGCGCACTGACGCCGCGCTTGCGGCCACCGCGCGCGCCCTGTTCAACTGGCACCGGACACATCGGTTCTGTGCGGCCTGTGGTCAGCCCAGCCAAACCAGTGCCGCCGGTTGGGAACGTGTCTGCACCGTCTGCGCGGCCAAGCATTTCCCCCGCACCGATCCGGTCGTGATTATGCTGGTGACACATGGCAATAATTTGCTTTTGGGCCGCTCGCATGGCTGGCCAGAGCGGATGTATTCCGCACTTGCCGGCTTCATCGAACCGGGCGAGACGCTGGAATCAGCCGTCGCGCGCGAAGTCTCGGAAGAAACCGGCATCGCTGTGCGCGATATCCGCTATCTCGCCTCGCAACCTTGGCCCTTTCCAAACTCGCTGATGTTTGGGTGCATCGCGCATGCCGAAAACACAGAATTGACCCTTGATGATGAACTGGAAGATGCGCTCTGGATGTCGCGCGAAGATGTCTTGCTGGCATGGAGCGGGCATCACGAAAATGTCTTGCCTGCGCGCAAAGGCTCGATCGCGCACTATATGATCGGGCAGTGGCTGTCCGGGCAGGTTTGA
- the pgsA gene encoding CDP-diacylglycerol--glycerol-3-phosphate 3-phosphatidyltransferase — MRWTFPNILTVMRLLAAPGVAVMFLYFHRPWADWFALVLFALAAITDFFDGYLARAWKQESRLGAMLDPIADKAMVVIALLVITGYSGMDPWLILPATAILFREVFVSGLREFLGDKAGLLKVTPLAKWKTTAQMTAIAVLFMAMGLEYVREASFLRSHADLIATLSDIGTPEVNVVELAQYGGSTVWNVGLALIWIAGILTLITGWDYFRKAQPHLKDDMT, encoded by the coding sequence TTGCGATGGACTTTCCCGAATATACTGACAGTCATGCGCTTGCTCGCAGCACCCGGTGTCGCCGTAATGTTTTTGTATTTCCATCGTCCCTGGGCGGATTGGTTCGCGCTGGTGCTCTTTGCGCTGGCCGCGATCACGGATTTCTTCGACGGCTATCTGGCACGCGCGTGGAAGCAGGAAAGCCGCCTTGGCGCTATGCTCGACCCGATTGCCGACAAGGCGATGGTTGTTATCGCCCTGCTGGTCATTACCGGCTATTCGGGCATGGACCCCTGGCTGATCCTGCCCGCCACAGCGATCCTGTTCCGCGAAGTGTTTGTATCGGGCTTGCGTGAATTTCTGGGTGACAAGGCCGGGCTTTTGAAGGTCACACCCCTTGCCAAATGGAAAACGACAGCACAGATGACTGCGATCGCAGTTCTGTTTATGGCCATGGGTCTGGAATATGTCCGCGAGGCAAGCTTTCTGCGCAGCCATGCCGACCTGATCGCAACCCTCAGCGATATTGGCACCCCCGAGGTGAATGTCGTGGAACTGGCCCAATATGGCGGCAGCACTGTGTGGAATGTCGGATTGGCATTGATCTGGATCGCTGGCATTCTGACCCTGATCACCGGCTGGGACTATTTCCGCAAGGCCCAACCCCATCTGAAGGATGACATGACATGA
- the moaD gene encoding molybdopterin converting factor subunit 1, producing the protein MSLEILYFAWVRERVGVPRETVQTDAVTVAELVRELSTRDDRYALAFSDLSALRVAIDQDLAEFDSPLAGAREVAFFPPMTGG; encoded by the coding sequence ATGAGCCTTGAAATCCTCTATTTTGCATGGGTCCGCGAACGCGTAGGTGTGCCGCGCGAAACCGTTCAGACCGATGCTGTCACAGTGGCCGAACTGGTGCGCGAACTCAGCACGCGCGACGACCGCTACGCTCTGGCCTTCTCTGATCTGTCGGCGCTGCGCGTGGCCATTGATCAGGATCTGGCCGAGTTTGACAGCCCGCTCGCGGGCGCGCGCGAAGTGGCCTTCTTTCCGCCGATGACAGGGGGCTAG
- a CDS encoding molybdenum cofactor biosynthesis protein MoaE, with protein sequence MTIRVQDAPFDFGQECAKFAQSCDNAGAIVTFCGLVRNSDDKTLSAMMIEHYPGMTERALTRIATEAQDRWSLHNCLIIHRYGQLAPGAQIMMVATAARHRSDAFCAADFLMDYLKSRAPFWKKEISMSGAEWVAAKDTDEAALLRW encoded by the coding sequence ATGACGATCCGCGTTCAGGATGCGCCTTTCGACTTCGGGCAGGAATGCGCGAAATTTGCACAATCATGCGATAATGCGGGCGCAATCGTCACATTCTGCGGGCTTGTGCGCAACAGCGACGACAAGACGCTATCCGCCATGATGATCGAGCATTATCCCGGCATGACAGAACGCGCCCTGACCCGGATCGCAACTGAGGCGCAGGACCGCTGGTCTTTGCACAACTGCCTGATCATTCACCGCTACGGCCAGCTTGCCCCCGGTGCACAGATCATGATGGTGGCAACCGCCGCGCGCCATCGCAGTGACGCATTCTGCGCCGCCGATTTCCTGATGGACTACCTGAAATCACGCGCCCCCTTCTGGAAAAAGGAAATCAGCATGTCGGGGGCAGAATGGGTCGCGGCAAAAGACACGGATGAAGCCGCTCTCCTGCGCTGGTAG
- the rplA gene encoding 50S ribosomal protein L1 codes for MAKVGKRIKAAREAYVGKQNLTVEDALELVKANATAKFDETIEIAMNLGVDPRHADQMVRGVVILPNGTGKTVRVAVFARGPKADEAKAAGADIVGAEDLMETIQSGKIEFDRCIATPDMMPVVGRLGKILGPRNLMPNPKVGTVTMDVAEAVKSAKGGQVQFKAEKAGIVHAGIGKASFDAAKLAQNLRAFVDAVAKAKPTGAKGAYMKGVSVSSSMGPGVTVDVTSATQG; via the coding sequence ATGGCAAAAGTTGGAAAACGGATAAAAGCCGCCCGCGAAGCCTATGTGGGCAAGCAGAACCTGACAGTCGAAGACGCGCTGGAACTGGTGAAAGCCAATGCAACCGCGAAATTTGACGAGACAATCGAGATTGCAATGAACCTGGGCGTTGACCCGCGCCATGCAGACCAGATGGTCCGCGGTGTGGTGATCCTGCCCAACGGGACAGGCAAGACCGTCCGCGTTGCAGTCTTTGCACGCGGCCCCAAAGCGGATGAAGCCAAGGCGGCAGGGGCTGACATTGTCGGTGCCGAAGACCTGATGGAAACCATCCAGTCCGGCAAGATCGAGTTCGACCGTTGCATCGCAACGCCGGACATGATGCCGGTTGTGGGGCGTTTGGGCAAGATTCTTGGCCCACGCAACCTGATGCCAAACCCGAAGGTCGGCACTGTGACGATGGATGTCGCAGAAGCCGTGAAAAGCGCCAAAGGTGGTCAGGTACAGTTCAAAGCCGAGAAAGCCGGGATTGTGCATGCCGGGATAGGCAAAGCATCGTTTGATGCGGCCAAACTGGCACAAAACCTGCGCGCTTTCGTCGATGCCGTCGCCAAGGCCAAGCCGACAGGGGCAAAAGGCGCTTATATGAAGGGCGTTTCTGTCAGCTCTTCCATGGGCCCCGGTGTCACAGTCGATGTGACCAGCGCGACACAAGGTTAA
- the rplK gene encoding 50S ribosomal protein L11 — protein sequence MAKKVIGQLKLQIPAGKATPSPPVGPALGQRGINIMMFTKEFNARTAELEPGAPIPTVITYYQDKSFTMDLKTPPASWYLKRAAGLKPVGKRNRARGSEAPGRSMAGSVTTKQVREIAEAKMRDLNANSIEGAMQIIAGSAKSIGLEVKG from the coding sequence ATGGCCAAGAAAGTTATCGGGCAGCTAAAGCTGCAAATTCCGGCGGGTAAAGCGACCCCGTCCCCACCTGTTGGCCCGGCCTTGGGTCAGCGCGGCATCAATATCATGATGTTCACCAAGGAATTCAACGCACGCACGGCCGAGCTGGAGCCAGGCGCGCCGATTCCGACGGTGATTACGTATTATCAGGACAAGTCCTTTACGATGGACCTGAAAACACCACCTGCATCGTGGTATCTGAAGCGCGCGGCAGGCCTGAAACCTGTGGGCAAGCGCAACCGGGCGCGTGGCTCGGAAGCCCCGGGGCGCAGCATGGCTGGCTCTGTCACCACCAAACAGGTGCGCGAAATCGCCGAGGCCAAAATGCGTGACCTCAATGCAAACTCCATCGAAGGCGCCATGCAGATCATTGCTGGTTCGGCCAAGTCGATCGGTCTCGAGGTGAAAGGCTAA
- the nusG gene encoding transcription termination/antitermination protein NusG, with the protein MAKRWYSVSVLSNFEKKVAEAIRTAVAEAGLEEQIEEVLVPTEEVLEVRRGKKVTSERRFMPGYVLVRMEMSAKAYHLINSINRVTGFLGTQGKPMPMRDEEVNLILNRVQEGEEAPRTLIHFEVGEQVKVNDGPFEGFSGLVEEVDEASSRLKVMVSIFGRATPVDLEFTQVSKDI; encoded by the coding sequence ATGGCCAAGCGCTGGTATTCGGTAAGCGTTCTGTCGAATTTCGAAAAGAAAGTGGCCGAGGCCATTCGCACCGCCGTAGCAGAGGCGGGGCTGGAAGAGCAGATTGAAGAAGTTCTGGTGCCTACGGAAGAAGTGCTTGAGGTGCGCCGCGGCAAAAAAGTAACCTCCGAGCGCCGCTTCATGCCCGGTTATGTGCTGGTGCGCATGGAGATGAGCGCGAAAGCCTATCACCTGATCAATTCCATCAATCGCGTCACAGGTTTTCTGGGCACCCAAGGCAAGCCCATGCCGATGCGCGATGAAGAAGTGAACCTGATCCTGAACCGCGTTCAGGAAGGCGAAGAAGCGCCGCGCACGCTGATCCATTTTGAGGTCGGCGAGCAGGTCAAGGTAAATGACGGGCCATTCGAGGGGTTCTCGGGGCTGGTCGAAGAAGTAGACGAGGCCAGCAGCCGCCTGAAGGTGATGGTCTCGATTTTTGGCCGGGCTACCCCGGTCGATCTGGAATTCACACAGGTGTCGAAAGACATCTGA
- the secE gene encoding preprotein translocase subunit SecE, protein MAKTNPFQFMQQVRAEAAKVTWPTRREVLVTTVMVFIMAALTAVFFFLVDLTIRTGLGGLLGMFN, encoded by the coding sequence ATGGCCAAGACCAACCCCTTCCAGTTCATGCAGCAAGTGCGCGCAGAGGCCGCAAAGGTCACGTGGCCTACACGGCGCGAAGTGCTGGTAACAACCGTCATGGTGTTTATCATGGCAGCCCTTACGGCTGTTTTCTTCTTTTTAGTCGACCTTACGATCCGTACAGGACTTGGTGGACTTCTGGGAATGTTCAATTAG
- a CDS encoding CatB-related O-acetyltransferase — MPPNFPAPSIVYPIILADGSPHRDTVFLRAVIDHPRWEIGAYTYASSESAPQDWARYLAPYLHPFSPERLIIGRFCQIADSVRIITASANHRYDGFSSYPFAIFHREFEGDSSMPVSGRDTIIGNDVWIGQGARILPGAEIGDGVIIGAGAVVGGRVAPYQIMTGNPAQPLRVRFAPDVIAQLLTIRWWDWPIAHIMRYQAAICGADLDALAAAAAELSGGEA, encoded by the coding sequence ATGCCCCCGAATTTTCCGGCCCCCTCAATCGTGTATCCGATCATTCTGGCAGATGGCAGTCCGCATAGGGACACAGTTTTCCTGCGCGCCGTGATTGACCATCCGCGCTGGGAAATCGGCGCGTATACCTATGCGAGTTCCGAGTCTGCGCCACAGGACTGGGCACGGTATCTGGCCCCTTATCTGCACCCGTTTTCGCCCGAGCGGCTGATCATCGGGCGGTTTTGTCAGATCGCCGACAGTGTGCGCATTATCACCGCATCGGCCAATCACCGCTATGACGGGTTCTCCAGCTATCCATTCGCCATTTTTCACCGTGAGTTCGAGGGCGACTCGTCCATGCCTGTGTCGGGGCGCGACACGATCATCGGCAATGATGTCTGGATCGGGCAGGGCGCGCGCATTCTTCCGGGCGCTGAAATTGGTGACGGGGTGATCATTGGCGCGGGGGCTGTCGTGGGCGGGCGTGTTGCACCCTATCAGATCATGACCGGCAACCCCGCCCAGCCTTTGCGCGTGCGCTTCGCGCCGGATGTGATTGCCCAACTTCTGACGATTCGGTGGTGGGACTGGCCGATTGCGCATATCATGCGCTATCAGGCAGCGATTTGCGGCGCTGATCTGGACGCACTTGCTGCGGCAGCGGCAGAATTGTCGGGAGGGGAGGCGTGA
- a CDS encoding ABC transporter ATP-binding protein, whose amino-acid sequence MNKLFSRFEAQIDAYPAALPTQPPTTLSGFCLHFARPLLPWLFAMSGLSVMFAIIEIILIGYLGRLVNRMSELGPERFMAEELGRLMGMAGLQLIALPIISVIGALVMYQAIMGNFPQRIRWQAHRWILGQSMGYFQDEFAGRIATRLMQTAISVREVVMKLMDVAVYISAYFIGTLWLAATQDARLALPFLLWSFAYGALLWVIVPRLGRVSQEQADARANMTGRIVDSYTNIATVKLFSHSAREESYARAGLDGFLQTVYRQMRLVALQDIGVNLINAVLTASVTGLGLWLWLQGRVDLGALAVAIPLALRLGNMSHWIMWEFAALFENIGTVRDGVSTLSLPRQINDAPGALPLEAKSGAVEFKAVTFRYEGAAIKKPAVLDGLSLSIAPGEKVGLVGRSGAGKSTLVNLLLRFYEVDQGRIEIDGQDISKVTQESLRAAIGVVTQDTALLHRSVRDNIAYGRPEASEAEIWAAADMAEARDFIEDLADAQGRRGLEAHVGERGVKLSGGQRQRIAIARVALKDAPILILDEATSALDSEVEAAIQAQLTHLMQGKTVIAIAHRLSTIAAMDRLVVMDQGLIIEQGRHEDLLAQGGLYARLWARQSGGFLIEG is encoded by the coding sequence ATGAATAAACTATTCTCGCGTTTCGAGGCGCAGATAGACGCCTATCCTGCGGCACTGCCCACCCAGCCCCCCACCACGCTTTCGGGTTTTTGCCTGCATTTCGCGCGCCCGTTGCTGCCATGGCTGTTTGCCATGTCGGGCCTGTCGGTGATGTTTGCCATCATCGAGATTATTCTGATCGGCTATCTGGGCCGGCTGGTCAATCGCATGTCCGAATTGGGACCAGAGCGCTTTATGGCTGAAGAACTCGGCCGATTGATGGGCATGGCGGGGCTGCAACTGATCGCGTTGCCCATCATTTCGGTGATTGGGGCGCTGGTTATGTATCAGGCCATCATGGGCAATTTCCCCCAGCGCATCCGCTGGCAGGCGCATCGCTGGATATTGGGCCAGTCGATGGGCTATTTTCAGGATGAATTTGCCGGGCGCATTGCCACACGCTTGATGCAAACCGCGATTTCGGTGCGCGAAGTGGTGATGAAGCTGATGGATGTCGCTGTCTATATCAGCGCATATTTCATTGGCACATTGTGGCTGGCAGCGACGCAGGATGCGCGGCTTGCCTTGCCCTTTTTGCTGTGGTCGTTCGCCTATGGCGCGCTGTTGTGGGTCATCGTGCCGCGTCTGGGCCGTGTGTCGCAGGAGCAGGCGGATGCCCGCGCGAATATGACCGGGCGGATTGTCGACAGCTACACCAATATCGCCACAGTCAAATTGTTCAGCCATTCTGCGCGCGAGGAAAGCTATGCCCGCGCAGGGCTGGACGGGTTCTTGCAGACGGTTTACCGCCAGATGCGGCTGGTGGCCTTGCAGGATATCGGGGTCAATCTGATCAATGCGGTGCTGACAGCCTCGGTCACGGGGCTGGGCCTGTGGCTGTGGTTGCAGGGGCGTGTCGATCTGGGGGCGCTTGCGGTGGCCATTCCGCTGGCACTGCGTCTGGGCAACATGTCGCATTGGATCATGTGGGAATTTGCCGCGCTGTTCGAGAATATCGGCACTGTGCGCGACGGAGTCTCGACACTGTCCTTGCCGCGCCAGATCAACGACGCGCCCGGTGCACTGCCGCTTGAGGCCAAATCGGGCGCTGTGGAGTTCAAGGCCGTGACCTTTCGCTATGAAGGGGCCGCGATCAAGAAACCCGCTGTGCTGGATGGCTTGTCGCTGAGTATTGCGCCGGGCGAGAAGGTGGGGCTGGTCGGGCGCTCTGGCGCAGGCAAATCGACATTGGTGAACCTGCTCTTGCGCTTTTACGAGGTTGATCAGGGCCGGATCGAGATTGATGGACAGGACATCTCGAAGGTTACGCAAGAAAGCTTGCGTGCGGCCATCGGGGTTGTGACGCAGGACACAGCCCTTTTGCACCGCTCGGTGCGTGACAATATCGCCTATGGTCGGCCCGAAGCGAGCGAGGCTGAAATCTGGGCCGCCGCCGACATGGCCGAGGCGCGTGATTTCATCGAGGATCTGGCCGATGCACAAGGCCGGCGCGGGCTTGAGGCCCATGTTGGCGAGCGTGGCGTAAAGCTGTCGGGTGGACAACGCCAGCGCATCGCGATTGCGCGGGTTGCGCTGAAGGACGCGCCGATCCTGATTCTGGATGAGGCGACATCCGCCCTCGACAGCGAGGTCGAGGCCGCCATTCAGGCACAACTGACCCATCTGATGCAGGGCAAGACCGTCATTGCGATTGCACACCGCTTGTCGACGATTGCCGCGATGGACCGGTTGGTGGTGATGGATCAGGGCCTGATCATCGAGCAGGGTCGGCATGAAGACCTGCTGGCACAAGGCGGGCTATATGCACGGCTGTGGGCGCGGCAATCGGGCGGGTTCCTGATTGAGGGGTAA
- the tuf gene encoding elongation factor Tu, with the protein MAKQKFERNKPHVNIGTIGHVDHGKTTLTAAITKYFGDFRAYDQIDGAPEEKARGITISTAHVEYETDARHYAHVDCPGHADYVKNMITGAAQMDGAILVVNAADGPMPQTREHILLGRQVGIPFMVVYMNKVDQVDDEELLELVEMEIRELLTSYDYPGDDIPIIKGSALAAMEGRDPEIGENSIKALLAAVDEYIPTPERAVDQPFLMPIEDVFSISGRGTVVTGRVERGVINVGDAIEIVGIRDTKTTTCTGVEMFRKLLDRGEAGDNIGALLRGIGREDVERGQVLCKPKSVQPHTKFEAEAYILTKEEGGRHTPFFANYRPQFYFRTTDVTGTVQLPEGTEMVMPGDNLKFTVELIAPIAMEEKLRFAIREGGRTVGAGVVSKIIQ; encoded by the coding sequence ATGGCAAAGCAAAAGTTTGAACGCAATAAACCGCACGTGAATATCGGGACGATTGGTCACGTGGACCACGGCAAGACAACGCTGACAGCGGCGATCACCAAGTATTTCGGCGATTTCCGGGCCTATGATCAGATTGATGGCGCCCCCGAAGAGAAAGCACGCGGTATCACGATTTCGACTGCGCATGTCGAATATGAAACCGATGCGCGCCACTATGCGCATGTCGATTGCCCCGGCCACGCCGATTATGTGAAAAACATGATCACCGGTGCGGCGCAGATGGATGGTGCTATTCTGGTTGTGAACGCCGCCGATGGCCCCATGCCGCAAACACGCGAGCACATCCTGCTGGGCCGTCAGGTCGGCATTCCGTTCATGGTTGTCTACATGAACAAGGTCGATCAGGTGGATGACGAAGAGCTGCTGGAACTGGTCGAAATGGAGATCCGCGAGCTGCTGACCTCCTACGACTATCCCGGCGACGATATCCCTATCATCAAAGGCTCTGCTCTGGCAGCGATGGAAGGCCGCGATCCCGAGATCGGCGAAAACTCGATCAAGGCGCTTCTGGCTGCGGTTGACGAATACATCCCCACGCCTGAGCGTGCGGTTGACCAGCCCTTCCTGATGCCGATCGAGGATGTGTTCTCGATTTCCGGTCGCGGCACAGTTGTGACCGGCCGTGTGGAGCGTGGCGTGATCAATGTGGGCGACGCGATTGAAATCGTTGGTATCCGCGACACCAAGACCACGACCTGTACCGGTGTGGAAATGTTCCGCAAGCTGCTGGATCGCGGGGAAGCGGGCGACAATATCGGCGCATTGCTGCGCGGGATTGGCCGTGAAGATGTCGAGCGTGGTCAAGTTCTGTGCAAACCGAAATCGGTTCAGCCCCACACCAAGTTCGAAGCCGAAGCCTATATTCTGACCAAGGAAGAAGGCGGTCGTCACACACCGTTCTTTGCGAACTATCGTCCGCAATTCTACTTCCGCACGACAGATGTGACCGGCACGGTTCAACTGCCCGAAGGCACTGAGATGGTGATGCCCGGCGACAACCTGAAATTCACGGTTGAGCTGATCGCCCCCATCGCGATGGAAGAGAAGCTGCGTTTCGCCATCCGCGAAGGCGGCCGCACCGTCGGCGCTGGCGTTGTGTCGAAAATCATCCAGTAA